One window of Epinephelus fuscoguttatus linkage group LG9, E.fuscoguttatus.final_Chr_v1 genomic DNA carries:
- the ccdc69 gene encoding coiled-coil domain-containing protein 69, translated as MGCSHSKKKSKGKKGEKNQKESGRRDDGAAGKRTSGEPDVCLEKQLERFEWQLRILKEANGNPERAELLRHHADEEVCALVLSILDKVKTETTADLNVLHEQRSQTLTEEHERSVEELQKKHKQEKTELTEKFQASENVLKAEVEQLSAELQVYNELKRRVHESTFKKDLQRNIKAHGSPGAFWESEQESLLFVIEMKSERVQEQNRKLQQMDALVEKNLSLEDQIVHILQQNEDLRVRTDNCQTLIQELSKEQQDLKMALERQAVVNQKLSQEKEQLMFKLRHRDSCPTIHLPAMMQEIAPR; from the exons AAGAAAAGCAAAGGCAAGAAGGGCGAGAAGAACCAGAAAGAGAGCGGCCGCCGAGATGACGGAG CTGCAGGTAAACGCACGTCAGGTGAGCCGGACGTCTGTCTGGAGAAGCAGCTGGAGCGCTTTGAGTGGCAGCTGAGGATTTTAAAGGAGGCCAATGGGAACCCAGAGAGGGCGGAGCTTCTGAGACACCACGCAGATGAAGAGGTGTGCGCCCTCGTCCTGAGCATCCTCGACAAG GTGAAAACAGAGACGACGGCTGATCTGAACGTGCTGCATGAACAGAGGAGTCAAACTCTGACTGAGGAACATGAGAGGAGCGTGGAAG agctgcagaagaaacacaaacaagagaAAACTGAACTGACAGAAAAGTTTCAGGCGTCTGAAAACGTCCTCAAg GCTGAGGTGGAGCAGCTGTCAGCAGAGCTGCAGGTTTACAACGAGCTGAAGAGGAGAGTTCACGAGTCTACGTTTAAGAAAGACCTGCAGAGAAATATTAAG GCCCATGGCAGCCCAGGTGCATTCTGGGAGTCTGAGCAGGAGTCTCTGCTGTTTGTGATTGAGATGAAGAGTGAGCGCGTGCAGGAGCAGAACAGGAAGCTGCAGCAGATGGATGCTCTG GTGGAGAAGAATCTGTCTCTGGAGGACCAGATCGTCCACATCCTGCAGCAGAACGAGGATCTGAGGGTTCGCACAGACAACTGTCAGACTCTGATTCA ggAGTTATCAAAGGAGCAGCAGGACCTGAAGATGGCGCTGGAGAGGCAGGCGGTTGTAAACCAGAAGCTTTCTCAGGAAAAAGAGCAGCTGATGTTCAAACTGAGACACAGAGACTCGTGTCCGACCATCCACCTGCCCGCCATGATGCAGGAGATCGCACCGAGATGA